The Streptomyces sp. V3I7 genome segment GTGCGGCCCGTGCCTTGGTCCACCAGCGCGAGCCGCTGACCTCGTACCTTTGCGGCGAGCGTACGTCGTCCGGGCCGTTCGGCGGGTGCGACCCGCTCCCGGGGCCGGGGTGCTGCCCCCACCTTGGTGACACCTCGCCCAGCCGCTTTCCGAGCCGCGCCGTCCACCACCGTGCTCCGCGGACGCTCCCCGCGTACACCCTTGCGCTCGCGTGCGCGCCGGATGTCCTGGGCATCGCACCCTCGACGGACGTCGAGCGGGGAAGGGGGAGGTGCGCGCGTGCACGGACCGGCGTCGCCCGGCTGGCTGCTCGTCGCGCTCTGCGCGGCCACCGGCGCCTACTGTCTGCTGCGGATGCGCAGCAGCGTCGAGGAACAGCGGAGCGCCGCCGGCGGCGATGCGCTCATGGGCTTCGGCATGGCCGCGATGGCCGTGCCCGCCGCGGCGTTCACGCCGCCGTCGTGGGCGTGGCCTGCGTACGCGGCCGTGTTCGGGGCGGCCGCGTTGCGCGCCCTGTGGGCGGTGCGCGGCAGCCGTCACCACCTGCACCACCTGATCGGAACCGCGGCGATGGTCTACATGGCGGTCGTCATGGCCGCCTCTCCCGGCTCCGGCCACCAGGGGCACGGGGGTGCGGGAGTCCCCTCGGTGACCGGGGCGCTGCTTCTCTACTTCACCGGCTACGTGCTGCTGACCGGGGTGCGCCTCGTGCCCGGTTCGGTCGCCGTCGCCGCCTCCGGGGGACAGCCGGGGTGGCGGGATCGGCCGGAGCTGGCGCGGGCGTGTCGGCTGTCCATGGGGATCGGGATGGTGGCGATGCTCCTCGGGCTCTGACACACCGAGCCGGAAGGCAGTACGCGCCGCGTTGCCTGCGTCACTTTGCCGAGGCCCCCCGTACCCCTGAACCGCCTCCCGCTCGTAGGGTGTTGGCCATGATGGTCCCCGCAGCACTGCTGCTGCTCGGCGCCCTGGCCGCCGTCGTCGCTCCCCGGCTGCTCGCGCGGGCCGACTGGCCGGACCGCGAACCCGTGGTCGCGCTGTGGGTGTGGCAGTGCGTCGTGGCCGCCGTACTTCTGTGCTGCGTGCTGTCGATGACCCTCAGTGCGGCCGCGGCCTGGCAGTCGGTGCGCGGGAACGTCTTCGCTCCGGCCCCGCCCGCGGTCGTGGACGCGTATGCCCTGGGGGCAACCAGTCCTTGGGCGGCGGCGACCGCGGTGGCTCTGGCGTGCGGCGGGCTGTGGAGTGGGGCGATGCTCGTCCGGGAGGTCGTACGCGCCCGCAGGCGGCGTCGGCTGCGACGGGCCGAACTCCTCGTGCGCGCGCCGAAGTTGCCGGGCGAGGAGTCGGGCAGTGACCGACTCGTCGTGCTGGAGGGCGAGCGGCCGGACGCCTGGTGGCTGGCCGGTGCCGCGCCGCGACTCGTCATCACCACGGCGGCGTTGCGGCGCCTTCAGGAGCGGCAGCTGGACGCGCTGCTCGCCCATGAGCAGGGGCACGCGCGGGCCCGGCACGACTGGTTGCTGCACTGTTCGGCCGCGCTGGCGGACGGCTTCCCGCAGGTTCCGGTGTTCGCGGCGTTCCGCGACGAGATGCACCGGCTGGTCGAACTGGCCGCCGACGACATGGCCTCGCGCCGCTTCGGCCGGCTGACCACGGCGCTGGCGCTCGTCGAACTCAACGAGGGCCGGGGCGTGTTCGGCCCGGGTCCCACCCCGCAGGCCCACGTCCCGCAGCGTGTGCACCGCCTGCTCACTCCCCCGGACCGCCTTCCGGCGATCCACCGCCTGCGTCTGACCGCGGCGGCCGCGCTCGTCCCCGCGATCCCGGTACTGGTGGCCTTCGTACCGGGGCTCCAGGCGCTCCACTAGCCGTTCTCACGAATCGCCGGGGCGGACCCGGACTGTGCGCCCGCACATCGGCGAGGATCACAGGATGGCTCAACCGCCCCACGACACACCGCCCGTTGCCACCTCGCCCCACCATCCGGTGCACCGCGCCGCCGTCAGCGTCGCCGCCGTTCTCACCGCGTGTTCCGCACTGCTCCTGACGCTGGTGGCGATCAGATGGCGCCCCCTGATGTCCGTCGACGGCGATGTCGCCGGCACCACCCACCGCTGGGCGGTCGACGACCGCGGCCTCACGCACGCCTTCCGCATCCTGACGGACTGGGTGTGGGACCCGCTGACGATGCGACTGGTGTGCGCGGCGGCCGTCGTGTGGCTGGTGTGGCGCCGGTCGGCCTGGTGGACGGCCCTGTGGCTGGCGGTGGTCTGTGCGCTGGCCGCACTGTTCCAGCAGTTGCTGAAGGCCGCCGTCGACCGCCCCCGCCCGGTCTGGCCGAACCCCGTCGACTCCGCCCACTACTCGGCCTTCCCCTCGGGGCACGCCATGACCGCCACGGTGGTCTGCGGACTGCTCCTGTGGCTCCTGCACCACCTGGGCGCCGGGCGCGCGCTGTGGCGTACGGCGCTGGTCGCGTCCGTGGTGTCCGTGGCCGGGGTCGGCCTGACCCGGGTGTGGCTGGGCGTCCACTGGCTCTCGGACGTGATCGGCGGCTGGCTGCTCGGCGCGCTGGTGGTGGCGCTGGCCGTGGTGGCGTACGAGTGGGGGCGGGGCCGCGCCGCGGCGCACCCGGACCGCCGGACTCTTCGTCACTGATGGCGAAGTGCCCTACGCCCGGCTCCCACCGCACCGGCGGCGACCATGCGGGGGCCCCGCGCCGCTACAGTCCCCGCATGACTGCCGTACTGCTCGACTTCTCCGGAACCCTCTTCCGCGCCGAGTCCGCCGAGTCCTGGCTGCGCGCCGTGCTGACCGAGGCCGGCATCGCTCTTCCCGAATCCGAACTGGTCCAGACAGCACGGACGTTGGAGAGCGTCGGGGCCCTGCCGGGCGGCGCGTACCCGGACGAGATACCGGAGGATCTCGCCGAGGTGTGGGCGGACCGCGACCGGAACTCCGAGGCGCACCGGGCCGCGTACACCGGCCTGGCCCGTCGCGTGCCGCTGCCCGATGCCGCGCTGTACGACGCGCTGTACGACCGGCACAAAACCCCGGCCGCCTGGTCCCCGTACCCCGACGCGGCGAAGGTGCTGAGCGTCCTCGGCCAGCGGGGTGTCCGTGTCGGTGTGGTCAGCAACATCGGGTGGGATCTGCGCCCGGTGTTCCGTGAGCACGGGCTCGACGCGTACGTGGACGCGTACGTGCTGTCGTACGAACACGGCGTCGAGAAGCCGCATCCGCGACTGTTCTCGCTGGCCTGCGAGGCGCTCGGCGCCGATCCGCGGGACGTGTTGATGGTCGGCGACAGCCGACCGGCGGACGGCGGGGCGGCCGCGCTCGGCTGCCGGGTGCACTTCGTGGACCCGCTGCCGGTGGCCGAGCGGCCGGACGCGCTGCTGCCGGTCCTGGACCTGGCGGGCTGACCGGACATGCCGTTCGTCTGAGGCGCTCCCCCGTGCCGCCCCAGACGAACGGCAGCCCTGAACAGGCCCGCACGAAGGCGTGACCTGACGCCCTGAGTATAGTTGGCTGACAGCCAGTCAACGCAGGAGTTCCAGCATGTCCCCGCGCAGCGCCTCGGTCAATGAAGAATTGCGGCGGCGCTCCCGCGAGCGGCTTCTGCAGGCGGCGGTCGAGGTGGTCGGCGAGCGCGGGTTCGAGGCCACGACGCTGAGCGCCATCGCCGACCGGGCGGGTTCGGCCCGCGGACTGGTCTCGTACTACTTCCCCGGCAAGCGCCAGCTGGTCCAGTCCGCCGTGCACCGGCTGATGCACCGCACGCTGGAAGAGGCGCTGGAGCGCGAGCCGCGCACCGAGGACGGCCGGGAGCGGCTGGCGCGGGCCATCGACGCGATCCTCGGTCTCGCCCGGGACCGGCCCGTGCTCATGCGCCAGCACATGGCCGGACTCCTCCAGGCCGAGGGGTTCGTGCAGTGCCCCGAGCAGCGGCGCCTGTCCGAGCTGCTGAGCGACACCGTCGCCCGGTACGGCTCGCAGGACGTCTCCGCCGACTACCTGATGCTGCGCTCCCTGCTCATGGGCGCGGCGTACTCGGCCCTCGTTCCGGGGGTGCCCATGCAGGTTCCGGTGCTGCGGGCCGAGCTGTTCCAGCGCTACCGGCTGGACTGGGACATGGGCGTGCCGCCGGAATCCGAGCCGGTCGGCGGGGCGTGCGAGCAGGACCTGTCGCGGTTCTTCGCCACGGACGAGCAGCGGGATCCGCAGGAGTAGGGCGCCGAGAGGAATAGGGCGCCGAGAAGGGCCGTGAGACAGGCGTCCTGCCGTCGGCCGCTCGTCGCGCACGGAACGTAACCCCATCATCACATTTACGACGACACGGACACGCCTCCGCGATACTCCGCCGGACCCTGTCAGCGGGGCCGTCGCGGTGCGATGCTGGAGCTACCAGCGCTCCCCCGCAGGGTTAGGAGCACCGCCGTGCTGCGTGTCGCTGTCGTCGGCTCCGGGCCGAGCGGGTGCTACACCGCCCAGAACCTGGTCCAGCAGGACCCCGACGTACGGGTCGATGTCCTGGACCGGCTGCCGTGCCCGTACGGTCTGGTGCGCTACGGCGTGGCGCCGGACCACGAGAAGATCAAGTCGCTCCAGGGGAATCTGCGGTCGGTGCTGGAGCACGACCGGGTGCGGTTCCTCGGCGGCGTCGAGGTGGGCGGCGGCAGTCCGCTGAGCGTGGAGGCGCTGCGGGACATGTACCACGCGGTCGTGTACTGCGTGGGGGCGGCGACCGACCGGCATCTCGGCATCCCGGGCGAGGATCTGCCGGGCAGCTGGTCGGCGACCGAGTTCGTGTCCTGGTACAGCGCGCACCCCGATGCCATCGACGAGGACTTCCTGAGCGGCGTCCGGTCCGCGGTGGTGATCGGCATGGGCAACGTCGCGGTGGACGTGACGCGCATGCTGGTGCGCGCGGTCCGACGGAGCTGAGCCCGACCGACATGCCGCAGGCGCCGCTGGACGCGCTGGCCGCGAGCGGCGTCGCCGAGGTCCACATGGTCGGCCGGCGCGGCCCCTCCCAGGCCCGCTTCACCACGAAGGAACTGCGCGAGCTGGGCAGCCTGCCCGACACCGAAGTCACCGTGGATCCGGCCGAGTTGGCGCTGGATCCAGCGTACGAGGACCCCTCCGCGCTGCCCGCGCCCCAGCGGCGGAACGTGGAGGTGCTGCGCGAGTGGGCGTCGCGCACGCCCGGGCAGGCGCCTCGGCAGATCCGGCTGGACTTCTACCTCCGGCCGGTCGAGATCCTCGCGGACGACGACAGGCGGGTGGGGGCGGTGCGGTTCGAGCGGACGGTGCCGGACGGGCGCGGCGGGGTGACGGGCACGGGTGAACACGTGGACATCGAGGCGCAGTTGGTGCTGCGGTCGGTGGGCTATCGCGGAGTGCCGCTGGACGGGCTGCCCTTCGACGCGGTGAACGGCACGGTGCCGAACTCCGCGGGCCGGGTCCTGCGGGACGGCTCGGCGTCGCCGGGCGAGTACGTGGCCGGGTGGATCAAACGCGGCCCGACGGGCGTCATCGGGAGCAACCGTCCCTGCGCCAAGGAGACGGTGACGTCCCTGCTCGAAGACGCTCCCGCGCTCGCGGGGAAGGACGTACCCGAGGATCCCGTCGCGGCGCTTCGGGCGGCGGGTGCCGAGCCGGTCGAGTGGGGTGGCTGGGTGGCGATCGAGCAGGCAGAGGCGGACCTCGGGGCCCGGCTCGGGCGCGGTGTGGTCAAACTCGCCGACTGGGACTCGCTGCTGGGCGCGGCGCGGTCGGCGGACGCGTAGCCGGGTCGGTCGGACGCGGACGGAACGACCGCGACACACAGCCGCAACATCGCGGAAATCAACGGACAGTTCAGGGCCCTTACGGTCTCGTGGCGTTCACCCTTACGGTCTCGTGCTGTTCGCATGACGCCCTGCTCGCTCTGGAGTTCCCATGGCCTCGTCCGCCCCGGACCGGATAGCCGGTCCCGCCGGTCCCCCCGGCTCCACCGATCCCGTCCATCCCGTCGACCAGGTGCCGCCCGTACGGCAGTTGGCCGCCTTCGGGCTCCAGCATGTGCTCGCGATGTACGCGGGCGCGGTCGCGGTTCCGCTGATCGTGGGCAGCGCGATGAAGCTGCCGCCGGCGGATCTGGCGTATCTCATCACCGCCGATCTGCTGGTGTGCGGCATCGCGACGCTCATCCAGTGCGTGGGCTTCTGGCGGTTCGGCGTACGGCTGCCGATCATGCAGGGCTGTACGTTCGCCGCGGTGTCGCCGATGGTGCTCATCGGCACGACGGGCGGCGGACTGCCCGCGATCTACGGCTCGGTGATCGTCGCGGGGCTGGCGATCGTGCTGCTCGCGCCGGTCTTCGGGCGGCTGCTGCGCTTCTTCCCGCCCCTCGTCACCGGCACCGTGATCCTGATCATCGGCATCTCGCTGCTCCCCGTCGCGGCCAACTGGGCCGCGGGCGGCGTCGGTTCGCCGGACTTCGGGGAGCCGAGGAACCTGGCGCTCGCGGCGTTCGTGCTCGCGGTGGTCGTCGGGGTGCAGCGGTTCGCACCCGCGTTCCTGAGCCGCGTCGCGGTGCTCGCCGGCATCGCCGTCGGGCTCGCGGTGGCCGTTCCTTTCGGGTTCACGGACTTCGGCCCGGTCGGCGAAGCGGACTGGGTCGGGATCAGCACGCCGTTCCACTTCGGCGCGCCTGAATTCCGCGCCTCGGCGATCGCGTCGATGCTGGTCGTGGCGCTGGTGACGATGACCGAGACGACCGGTGACCTGATCGCGGTCGGTGAGCTGACCGGGCGGAAGGTCGAGCCGCGCCCCCTGGCAGACGGGCTGCGCGCCGACGGGCTGTCGACCGTCCTCGGCGGGGTGTTCAACACCTTCCCATACACGGCGTACGCGCAGAACGTGGGCCTGGTCGGGATGACGCGGGTACGCAGCCGCTGGGTGGTCGCCGCCGCCGGCGGCATCCTCGTGCTGCTCGGTCTGCTGCCCAAGCTGGGCGCGGTGGTGGCGGCGGTTCCCGCCCCCGTCCTGGGCGGTGCGGGTCTGGTGATGTTCGGGACGGTCGCGGCGAGCGGGCTGCGGACGCTGGCCCAGGTCGACTTCAAGGGCAACAACAACCTGACGGTGGTGGCCGTTTCGGTGGCCGTCGGCATGCTGCCGGTCGGGGTGCCGACGGTGTACGAGAAGTTCCCGGACTGGTTCCAGACGGTGATGAACAGCGGCATCAGCGCGGGCTGTCTGACGGCGGTCGTACTGAACCTGCTGTTCAACCCGCCGGAATCGAAGGCCCGTTCAGCCGCCGTCACCGAGGCCGACGGCCTGCCGCTCGGCGGCGGCGAGGACGCTGTCGAGCAGCCCGGGAAAGAGGTCCTCTAGGTCGTCCCTGCGCAGGCCGTTCAGCTTGGCCGTGCCCCGGTAGACCTGCCGGATCACTCCGCTCTCGCGCAGCACCCGGAAGTGGTGCGTGGTGGTCGACTTGGTGACCGGGAGATCGAAGGCGGAGCAGGAGAGCTCGTCACCGTCGGTGGCGAGCTCTCGCACGATCTGCAGTCGCAGCGGGTCGGACAGCGCGTGCAGCACGCCTTCGAGGCGGATCTCGTCGCGCTCGGGGTGCGGGAGCTCGCGGCTGGTCGCGGCGGTACTGGTCACGGCGGCTCACCTTCGTCGTCGGCACCCCATTGTACGAGATCCTTCGTAGTTCGGCATGTCTCGTAGTTTGACATCTCCCATAGTTCGACAGCCCTCGTAGTTTGACATCTCCCGTACTACGATGCCTATCGTACGAGGGACCACCGACCCCGCGTGCCGCCGGTCGGCGAATGGCGAACGACGAATGGAGTCAGCCGTGAGCGCGCTCTTCGAGCCGTACACCCTGCGTGACGTGACCATCCCCAACCGGGTCTGGATGCCACCGATGTGCCAGTACTCGGCGGCCCCCGAGGGTCCGCTGGCCGGCGCTCCGAACGACTGGCACTTCGCCCACTACGCGGCGCGCGCCACCGGCGGCACCGGCCTGATCATCGTCGAGGCCACCGCTGTCTCGCCCGAGGGCCGGATCTCGCCGTACGACCTGGGCATCTGGAACGACACCCAGGTGGAGGCGTTCCGGCGGATCACGCGCTTCCTGTCCGAGCAGGGCACGGTGCCCGGCATCCAGATCGCGCACAGCGGCCGCAAGGCCTCGACGGACCAGCCCTGGAAGGGCGGCGAGCCGGTGGGCCCCGAGGCGCACGGCTGGCAGCCGCTGGGCCCGAGCCCGGTGGCATTCGCCGACGGCCACCCCGTCCCGGACGAACTGACCGTGGAGCAGATCAAGGAGATCGTCGGCCAGTTCGTGGCCGCGGCCCGCCGCGCGCTCGACGCCGGTTTCGAGGTCGCCGAGCTGCACGGCGCCCACGGCTACCTGATCCACTCGTTCCTCTCTCCGCACTCCAACCACCGCACCGACGCCTACGGCGGCTCGTACGAGAACCGCACGCGCTTTGCGCTCGAGGTCGTCGACGCCGTACGGGAAGTGTGGCCAAAGGACAAGCCGCTGTTCTTCCGTATCTCCGCGACCGACTGGCTGGAGGAGAACGGCTGGACCCCGGACGACACCGTGCGCTTCGCGAGCGAGCTGCACGCGCATGGCGTCGACCTCCTGGACGTCTCCACCGGCGGAAACGCCTCCGGCGTCCGCATCCCGACCGGCCCGGGCTATCAGGTCCCGTTCGCCGCGCGGGTGAAGGCCGGGACGCCGATGCCGGTCGCCGCGGTCGGCCTGATCACGGAGGTCGAGCAGGCGGAGAAGATCGTGGCCAACGGCGAGGCCGACGCGGTACTGCTGGGCCGTGAGCTGCTGCGCAGCCCGTCCTGGGCGCGGCAGGCGGCGCGGGAGCTCGGGGCCGATGTGCGGGTGCCGGAGCAGTATCACCGGTCCGTGTGAGTCCGGTTCGACGGAAGCTGACACGTACGGCCGTCAGCCGTGGGCCGTCAGCCGTGGGCCGTCAATGGTGCCACTCCCCGCCGGGCCACCGATCCGGTGAGCTCTCGCTGGTAGTCCGCGTAGGCGGTGCGCAGGGCGGTGCCCGGCCAGTCGGCGGGCAGGAGTTCGGCGGGAAGCACGGGGTCCGTGAGCAGGTGCCGTACGACCGCCGCGAATCCGGTGAGGCGGTCGGCCGGGAGGTCGGCCGCCGTCACATGGGTGTGCAGGGCGCGGGCGGTGGTGGCCCAGCCGTCCAGCAGCCACAGGCCGGCCGCCAGCTCCCGCGGGGAACCCTCCGGGCGGGCGGTGTACGACTGCGCCACCCGCCCCAGATCGTCCGGCAGGGGCCGGCTCAGATTGGCGGGACGCAGCCAGACGCCCTCGCGGAGTTCGGCCAGCCGCAGGGCGGCCAACCTCGCGCGCAGCTCGGCGCGTTCGGCGGGGACGCGGCCGGTCGCCGTGATCACGACCATCTCCCAGTCGCCGTCCCACGCGCGCGTGCGCGGGTGCAGAGCGTCGTCCTGGCGGCGCTGGCGGGCGAGCAGCCGCTCGCTGAGGCCGTAGACGGCGTCGGTGCGCCGCAGGTCGCCGGAGGCCACCATGCGGCTGAGCGCGGCCCGGAGTGTCGAGCCGCCGACGCCGAACGGCTCGACCAGCCGGACGAGTTCCTTCACCGGCAGCTCCGGCGGGTGGCTGCCCAGCAGCAGGCTCAGGACGACCGACCGCGCGGACAGCGGTCGCAGGTCGAGCTCACCGGATTCCCCGGGCTGCACTGTCACGTTCATCCGCATGGGCCCGTACTGTACGTGCGCTTTCCACCTCGTTTCATATTGCAGCATTGCTACGGCCGCACAGCAGGTGCAACATAGCCTTATGGTCTCGACACCCGCGCCCGCTCAGCCTCAGACGCCGGCCCAGCCGCAGTCTCCGTACGCCACGCACGACGTCACCAACCAGGCTCCTCCTCTGCCGCCGTACGACGCCTCGCAGGACGCGGCCCTGTTGGAGGGCCTGCGCCGGGAGGGCGCGGGCTGGGCCGAGGCGGGCATCCGGGAGCTGGGCCTGCGGGCCGGCAGCGCCGAGGCTCAGGAGTGGGGCGAGCAGGCCAACCGGCACGAGCCGGAGCTGCGCACCCACGACCGGTACGGCATCCGGATCGACGAGGTCGACTTCCACCCCAGCTGGCACCGGCTGATGCGGGTCGCGGTCGCCGAGGGACTGGCGGGCGCGCCGTGGGCGGAGGACCGGTCCGGCGCCCATGTCGCCCGTACCGCGGGCGGGTTGGTGTGGGGGCACACGGAGGCCGGCCACGGCTGTCCGACGTCGATGACGTACGCCGCCGTCCCCGCGCTGCGTGCCCAGCCGGAGCTCGCGAAGGTCTACGAACCGCTGCTGACCAGCCGGGAGTACGACCCCGGGCTGCGTGTGCCCACCCAGAAGCGCGGTCTGCTGGCCGGGATGGGCATGACCGAGAAGCAGGGCGGCTCCGACGTCCGCACGAACACCACGACGGCCACGCCCACCGCCGAGCCCGGGGTGTACACGCTGCGCGGGCACAAGTGGTTCACGTCGGCGCCGATGTGCGACGTGTTCCTCGTCCTGGCCCAGGCCCCGGACGGGCTGTCGTGCTTCCTGGTGCCGCGGGTCCTGCCCGACGGCACCCGCAACACCTTCCGCGTCCAGCGCCTGAAGGACAAGCTGGGCAACCGGTCCAACGCGTCCTCCGAGCCGGAGTTCGACGGGACGGTGGCGTGGCTGGTCGGGCCCGAGGGGCGCGGCGTGAAGACCATCATCGAGATGGTCAACTGCACGCGGCTGGACTGCGTGATGTCGTCCGCGACTCTCATGCGCAAGACGCTCGTCGAAGCCGGTCACCATGTGCGGTACCGCAGCGCGTTCGGGGCGCGGCTCATCGAACAGCCGTTGATGCGCAACGTCTTGGCGGATCTGGCGCTGGAGTCGGAGGCGGCCACGACGCTCACGCTGCGGCTGGCGGGGGCGGCGGACCGGGCGGTGCGCGGGGACGCCGGGGAGCAGGTCTTCCGGCGCATCGCCACCGCCGTCGGCAAGTACTGGGTCACCAAGCGCGGTCCGGCCTTCACCGCGGAGGCTCTGGAGTGCCTCGGCGGCAACGGGTACGTGGAGGACTCCGGCATGCCCCGGCACTACCGGGAGGCCCCCCTGCTGTCGATCTGGGAGGGCTCGGGGAACGTCAACGCCCTCGACGTGCTGCGGGCGCTCGGCCGTGAACCCGCCACCGCGGAGGCCCTGTTCGCCGAACTCGCCCTGGCGCGGGGGGCGGACACCCGGCTGGACGCCGCCGTGAACCGGCTGAAGGACCGGCTGGGCGACGCCGACCAGATGGGCGCCCGCAGGCTGGTGGAACTGATGGCCCTGACCCTGCAGGCCTCCCTGCTGGTCCGGTACGCGCCGTCCGCCGTCGCCGACGCCTTCTGCGCGAGCCGACTGGGCGGGGACTGGGGGTACGCGTTCGGAACTCTGCCCGGTGGAACGGACCTTGACGCGATTCTCGGCCGCGCACTGCCGGATCGGGACTGAACTCACGCGTTCCAGGGCGTGGTTCGGTCACCGCGTCTCACCCCGTCGTCCGGCCGCCCCGCGGTCCCAGCCGCGCCCACTCGGCGTCCCACTCCGGTGCCGGCCCGGCTGCCAGGGGCGACGCGGCCTGACCGGTGTGCGGGCTGCCGTCGGCGACGCTCCAGCGCACCGGCGCCCACACCGGTTCGCCCGTGGTGGCGCCGTGGGCACCGGGTTTCGCGCCGAGGGTCCCGGCGCCACGGTGGTGAGCCGGGCGGTGACCGAGCGCCGGTCCGTACGTTCCTGGGGCAGGGCGTGCTCGACCGCCGCGTCCTCCTCACGCACGGGCGGACGGACGGGCCCGGGCCGCCGTCCTCCCCCACCTGAGTTGTTTTCGCGTTGCTCAGCTTCCGGTCGGCGGCCTTGCTCACACTCGGGCCCCGGAGCCACACGACAGGCCGACAAGACGGCTCTGACCTGCACAGACGCCGCCGCTCTGGGGCACTGTCAGTGGTGGGGTGCAGACTGGCCGGTGTCGTGAGAACTACGTGAGACCTATCTGTGACGACGACGTCCCGGAGGCGATCGGCATGACCGAGGTACTGCTCGCGGTGGGCACCCGCAAAGGCCTGTTCATCGGGCGACGACGAGGTGGCACCTGGGAGTTCGACGAACGCCCCTGCTTCAACGCCGAGGCGATCTACTCGGTCGCCATCGACACCCGCGGCGACAGCACACGGCTGCTGGCCGGCGGGGACAGCGCCCACTGGGGCCCGTCGGTGTTCCACTCCGACGACCTGGGCCACACCTGGACCGAACCGGCCCGGCCCGCCGTCAAGTTCCCGCAGGACACCGGCGCCTCGCTGGAACGGGTCTGGCAGCTGCACCCGGCGGCGGCCGAGCCGGATGTGGTGTACGCGGGTACCGAGCCGGCCGCCCTGTACCGCTCGACGGACCGCGGAGAGAGCTTCGAGCTGGTCCGGCCGCTGTGGGAGCACCCGACGCGCTCCAAGTGGGTGCCGGGCGGCGGCGGTGAGGGGCTGCACACGATCGTCAGCGACCAGCGCGATCCGCGGGCGGTGACCGTCGCCGTCTCGACGGCGGGCGTGTTCCGCACCACCGACGGCGGGGCGAGCTGGGCTCCGTCCAACTCCGGTGTGCAGGCGGTGTTCCTGCCGGACCCGAACCCGGAGTTCGGCCAGTGCGTGCACAAGGTGGCCCAGGACGCGGTCGATCCGGACCGGCTGTACCTCCAGAACCACTGGGGTGTGTACCGCAGCGACGACGCGGGCGCGCACTGGACGGACATCGGCGACAGCCTGCCGTCCACGTTCGGCTTCGCGATGGCCGCGCATCCGCGCCGCGGTGACACGGCGTACGTCTTCCCGATCAACGCGGACAGCGACCGGGTACCGGCCGGCCACCGCTGCCGGGTCTACCGCACGTACGACGCGGGCAAGTCCTGGGAGCCGCTGACGTCCGGGCTGCCGACCGGCGACCACTACGGCACGGTGCTGCGCGACGCCCTGTGCACGGACGACGCGGATCCGGCGGGCGTGTACTTCGGCAACCGCAACGGCGAGGTGTTCGCCTCGGCCGACGACGGCGACACGTGGCGGCAGTTGGCCGCGCATCTGCCGGACGTACTGTGCGTGCGCGCGGCCGTCATCGGCTGAGCGTGCCCGCCGGTGCCTGCCGCTCCCGCTCTGGACGAGG includes the following:
- a CDS encoding TetR/AcrR family transcriptional regulator; protein product: MSPRSASVNEELRRRSRERLLQAAVEVVGERGFEATTLSAIADRAGSARGLVSYYFPGKRQLVQSAVHRLMHRTLEEALEREPRTEDGRERLARAIDAILGLARDRPVLMRQHMAGLLQAEGFVQCPEQRRLSELLSDTVARYGSQDVSADYLMLRSLLMGAAYSALVPGVPMQVPVLRAELFQRYRLDWDMGVPPESEPVGGACEQDLSRFFATDEQRDPQE
- a CDS encoding NADH:flavin oxidoreductase/NADH oxidase; its protein translation is MSALFEPYTLRDVTIPNRVWMPPMCQYSAAPEGPLAGAPNDWHFAHYAARATGGTGLIIVEATAVSPEGRISPYDLGIWNDTQVEAFRRITRFLSEQGTVPGIQIAHSGRKASTDQPWKGGEPVGPEAHGWQPLGPSPVAFADGHPVPDELTVEQIKEIVGQFVAAARRALDAGFEVAELHGAHGYLIHSFLSPHSNHRTDAYGGSYENRTRFALEVVDAVREVWPKDKPLFFRISATDWLEENGWTPDDTVRFASELHAHGVDLLDVSTGGNASGVRIPTGPGYQVPFAARVKAGTPMPVAAVGLITEVEQAEKIVANGEADAVLLGRELLRSPSWARQAARELGADVRVPEQYHRSV
- a CDS encoding helix-turn-helix transcriptional regulator, with amino-acid sequence MTSTAATSRELPHPERDEIRLEGVLHALSDPLRLQIVRELATDGDELSCSAFDLPVTKSTTTHHFRVLRESGVIRQVYRGTAKLNGLRRDDLEDLFPGLLDSVLAAAERQAVGLGDGG
- a CDS encoding phosphatase PAP2 family protein; its protein translation is MAQPPHDTPPVATSPHHPVHRAAVSVAAVLTACSALLLTLVAIRWRPLMSVDGDVAGTTHRWAVDDRGLTHAFRILTDWVWDPLTMRLVCAAAVVWLVWRRSAWWTALWLAVVCALAALFQQLLKAAVDRPRPVWPNPVDSAHYSAFPSGHAMTATVVCGLLLWLLHHLGAGRALWRTALVASVVSVAGVGLTRVWLGVHWLSDVIGGWLLGALVVALAVVAYEWGRGRAAAHPDRRTLRH
- a CDS encoding nucleobase:cation symporter-2 family protein; this encodes MASSAPDRIAGPAGPPGSTDPVHPVDQVPPVRQLAAFGLQHVLAMYAGAVAVPLIVGSAMKLPPADLAYLITADLLVCGIATLIQCVGFWRFGVRLPIMQGCTFAAVSPMVLIGTTGGGLPAIYGSVIVAGLAIVLLAPVFGRLLRFFPPLVTGTVILIIGISLLPVAANWAAGGVGSPDFGEPRNLALAAFVLAVVVGVQRFAPAFLSRVAVLAGIAVGLAVAVPFGFTDFGPVGEADWVGISTPFHFGAPEFRASAIASMLVVALVTMTETTGDLIAVGELTGRKVEPRPLADGLRADGLSTVLGGVFNTFPYTAYAQNVGLVGMTRVRSRWVVAAAGGILVLLGLLPKLGAVVAAVPAPVLGGAGLVMFGTVAASGLRTLAQVDFKGNNNLTVVAVSVAVGMLPVGVPTVYEKFPDWFQTVMNSGISAGCLTAVVLNLLFNPPESKARSAAVTEADGLPLGGGEDAVEQPGKEVL
- a CDS encoding DUF5134 domain-containing protein — its product is MHGPASPGWLLVALCAATGAYCLLRMRSSVEEQRSAAGGDALMGFGMAAMAVPAAAFTPPSWAWPAYAAVFGAAALRALWAVRGSRHHLHHLIGTAAMVYMAVVMAASPGSGHQGHGGAGVPSVTGALLLYFTGYVLLTGVRLVPGSVAVAASGGQPGWRDRPELARACRLSMGIGMVAMLLGL
- a CDS encoding HAD family hydrolase; translated protein: MTAVLLDFSGTLFRAESAESWLRAVLTEAGIALPESELVQTARTLESVGALPGGAYPDEIPEDLAEVWADRDRNSEAHRAAYTGLARRVPLPDAALYDALYDRHKTPAAWSPYPDAAKVLSVLGQRGVRVGVVSNIGWDLRPVFREHGLDAYVDAYVLSYEHGVEKPHPRLFSLACEALGADPRDVLMVGDSRPADGGAAALGCRVHFVDPLPVAERPDALLPVLDLAG
- a CDS encoding M56 family metallopeptidase, whose product is MMVPAALLLLGALAAVVAPRLLARADWPDREPVVALWVWQCVVAAVLLCCVLSMTLSAAAAWQSVRGNVFAPAPPAVVDAYALGATSPWAAATAVALACGGLWSGAMLVREVVRARRRRRLRRAELLVRAPKLPGEESGSDRLVVLEGERPDAWWLAGAAPRLVITTAALRRLQERQLDALLAHEQGHARARHDWLLHCSAALADGFPQVPVFAAFRDEMHRLVELAADDMASRRFGRLTTALALVELNEGRGVFGPGPTPQAHVPQRVHRLLTPPDRLPAIHRLRLTAAAALVPAIPVLVAFVPGLQALH